The proteins below are encoded in one region of Micromonospora sp. DSM 45708:
- a CDS encoding GNAT family N-acetyltransferase yields the protein MHIRRLTVEDRLTTSFPLQAYAFEASPMTPGRTDEFRAYLPYNAGNTTLVVEEDGVTTAAASAIPMRQNLRGAVLPMAGVAGVATHPLARRRGHVRTLMHQLIDGMRDDGHQLSALHPFRASFYERFGYVGLPRRRTAVFAPADLAPLLRAELPDELVWERIGTGYPRWRDYTDRCLRERHGFAAFPDFRAVGLRERDDRWLLSVVRHGETVGAVTYRIDDHGGTLIADDLLFDDPYARASLLQFFARHVDQVARVSVQLPPDELPELWLTDLDVRVEAQVARPDPTAPMARLLSLEALADQPVGVGRVLVELVGDRWLAGRHLLDGTTGKLAVLPADSAAEGTVPAARLTAAGLSALAYGVLDPAEVAVRGLGEVPVDAASELRRLFPRELPYLFADF from the coding sequence ATGCACATTCGCCGGCTGACCGTCGAGGACCGCCTGACCACCAGCTTCCCGCTCCAGGCATACGCGTTCGAGGCGTCGCCGATGACACCGGGCCGGACCGACGAGTTCCGGGCCTACCTGCCGTACAACGCGGGGAACACCACACTGGTGGTCGAGGAGGACGGCGTCACCACGGCCGCGGCCTCGGCGATCCCGATGCGGCAGAACCTGCGCGGCGCGGTGCTGCCGATGGCCGGCGTCGCCGGGGTGGCCACCCATCCGCTGGCCCGCCGGCGCGGACACGTCCGGACGCTGATGCACCAGCTCATCGACGGGATGCGGGACGACGGGCACCAGCTCAGCGCGTTGCACCCGTTCCGCGCCTCGTTCTACGAGCGCTTCGGCTACGTCGGGCTGCCCCGGCGGCGTACCGCGGTGTTCGCCCCCGCGGACCTGGCGCCGCTGCTCCGCGCCGAACTGCCCGACGAGCTGGTCTGGGAGCGGATCGGCACGGGCTACCCGCGCTGGCGCGACTACACCGACCGGTGCCTACGCGAGCGGCACGGCTTCGCGGCCTTCCCCGACTTCCGCGCGGTCGGGCTGCGCGAACGGGACGACCGTTGGCTGCTCAGCGTGGTGCGACACGGTGAGACGGTCGGCGCGGTGACCTACCGGATCGACGACCACGGCGGCACGCTCATCGCCGACGACCTGCTCTTCGACGACCCGTACGCCCGGGCGTCGCTGCTCCAGTTCTTCGCCCGGCACGTCGACCAGGTGGCCCGGGTCAGCGTCCAACTGCCGCCCGACGAGCTGCCCGAGCTGTGGCTCACCGACCTGGACGTACGCGTCGAGGCGCAGGTGGCCCGGCCCGACCCGACCGCGCCGATGGCCCGGCTGCTCAGCCTGGAGGCACTGGCCGACCAGCCGGTCGGGGTCGGCCGGGTGCTCGTCGAGCTGGTCGGCGACCGCTGGCTCGCCGGCCGGCACCTGCTCGACGGCACCACCGGCAAGCTGGCCGTGCTGCCCGCCGACAGCGCCGCCGAGGGCACCGTGCCGGCCGCCCGGCTCACCGCCGCCGGGCTGTCCGCCCTGGCGTACGGGGTGCTCGACCCGGCCGAGGTGGCGGTACGCGGGCTGGGCGAGGTGCCGGTGGACGCCGCCTCCGAGCTGCGCCGACTCTTCCCGCGTGAACTGCCGTACCTGTTCGCCGACTTCTGA
- a CDS encoding ZIP family metal transporter: protein MPEWLEAGFWGLLAGSALLIGAAVGFFVRVPRRTTASVMAFGAGVLLSAVSFELIEEAHEQGGLLPVAIGAAAGALTYTGANVLLARHGARHRKRSGDEQPSEQEQPGSGNAIAVGALLDGVPESVVIGASLLAGGPVSLVTVLAVFLSNVPEGLSSAAGMRQAGRTRRYVFGLWAAIALISGAASLAGYTLLGGAPPEVLAAITALAAGAILAMITDTMVPEAFEDAHLLVGLITVLGFLVAFALSHA from the coding sequence GTGCCGGAGTGGTTGGAAGCGGGATTCTGGGGTCTGCTGGCCGGTTCCGCCCTGTTGATCGGGGCGGCCGTCGGGTTCTTCGTGCGGGTGCCACGCCGGACCACCGCGTCGGTGATGGCGTTCGGGGCGGGCGTGCTGCTCTCCGCCGTCTCGTTCGAGCTGATCGAGGAGGCGCACGAGCAGGGCGGCCTGCTGCCGGTGGCGATCGGCGCGGCGGCCGGCGCGCTCACCTACACCGGGGCGAACGTGCTGCTGGCCCGGCACGGGGCGCGGCACCGCAAGCGCTCCGGCGACGAGCAGCCCTCCGAGCAGGAGCAGCCCGGTTCGGGTAACGCCATCGCGGTCGGCGCGCTGCTCGACGGCGTACCGGAATCGGTGGTGATCGGCGCGAGCCTGCTGGCCGGCGGCCCGGTCAGCCTGGTCACGGTGCTCGCGGTCTTCCTCAGCAACGTGCCGGAGGGGCTGTCCAGCGCGGCCGGCATGCGGCAGGCCGGGCGGACCCGGCGCTACGTGTTCGGGCTCTGGGCGGCCATCGCGCTGATCTCCGGCGCCGCGTCGCTGGCCGGGTACACGCTGCTCGGCGGCGCCCCGCCGGAGGTGCTGGCCGCCATCACCGCGCTCGCCGCCGGCGCGATCCTGGCGATGATCACCGACACCATGGTCCCGGAGGCGTTCGAGGACGCCCACCTGCTGGTCGGCCTGATCACGGTGCTCGGCTTCCTGGTCGCGTTCGCGCTCTCCCACGCCTGA
- a CDS encoding NAD-dependent epimerase/dehydratase family protein produces the protein MRIVIVGATGNVGTAVLRRLRRESAAELVGVARRLPGPDAGEPYDDVQWHSCDIGAPGAADELVRIFAGARAVVHLAWQIQPSHDRRTLHRTNVGGSRAVIEATVRAGVPALVYASSVGTYAPGPKDQPVSENWPATGVPTSSYSRDKAEVEALLDGMRREHPELRVVRLRPGLIFQRDAGTEISRYFLGPLVPVRLLRYGRIPLVPSHKRLRMQAVHADDVADAYARAVLGDARGAFNVATDPVLTPALVARHFHGWTVPVAVPVLRAAAAVTWRARLQPVDTGWVDLALNVPLMSTERAEADLGWTPAVDTVAALKDLIAGMATRSGTNSPPLSTDPTLPGRPVALTKGHLPGHPNPY, from the coding sequence ATGCGCATCGTGATCGTGGGGGCCACCGGCAACGTGGGAACCGCCGTACTCCGCCGGCTGCGGCGGGAGTCGGCGGCGGAACTGGTCGGCGTGGCCCGCCGGCTGCCCGGGCCGGACGCCGGTGAGCCGTACGACGACGTCCAGTGGCACTCCTGCGACATCGGCGCGCCCGGCGCGGCCGACGAACTGGTGCGGATCTTCGCCGGGGCGCGGGCGGTCGTGCACCTGGCCTGGCAGATCCAGCCCAGCCACGACCGGCGCACGCTCCACCGGACCAACGTCGGCGGCAGCCGCGCGGTGATCGAGGCCACCGTCCGGGCCGGCGTGCCCGCCCTGGTGTACGCCTCGTCCGTCGGCACCTACGCGCCCGGCCCGAAGGACCAGCCGGTCAGTGAGAACTGGCCGGCGACCGGCGTGCCGACGTCGTCGTACAGCCGGGACAAGGCGGAGGTGGAGGCGCTGCTGGACGGCATGCGGCGGGAGCACCCGGAGCTACGGGTGGTCCGGTTGCGGCCGGGCCTGATCTTCCAGCGCGACGCCGGCACCGAGATCAGCCGCTACTTCCTCGGCCCGCTGGTGCCGGTGCGGCTGCTGCGCTACGGCCGGATCCCGCTGGTGCCGTCGCACAAGCGGCTCCGGATGCAGGCGGTGCACGCCGACGACGTGGCCGACGCGTACGCCCGGGCGGTCCTCGGCGACGCGCGCGGCGCGTTCAACGTGGCGACCGACCCGGTGCTGACGCCGGCGCTGGTGGCGCGGCACTTCCACGGCTGGACCGTGCCGGTGGCGGTGCCGGTGCTGCGCGCCGCGGCGGCGGTGACCTGGCGGGCCCGGCTGCAACCCGTCGACACCGGCTGGGTCGACCTGGCGTTGAACGTCCCGCTGATGTCCACCGAGCGGGCCGAGGCCGACCTCGGCTGGACGCCCGCGGTCGACACGGTGGCCGCCCTGAAGGACCTGATCGCCGGCATGGCCACCAGGTCGGGCACGAACTCCCCACCCCTGTCGACGGACCCCACGCTCCCCGGCCGCCCCGTCGCCCTGACCAAGGGCCACCTCCCCGGCCACCCCAACCCCTACTGA
- a CDS encoding glycoside hydrolase family 130 protein, giving the protein MPVSTTVPYTLTRLGVLMAPDPAEPFEAAGVLNPASGRTPDGRLHLLPRLVAAGNVSRVGLAEVELRDGVPVGVRRHGVVLAPDEGWERGLNNAGVEDPRTTWVPDLGQHLMTYVAYGPLGPRLALAVSTDLRSWRRLGPVQFAYQPDLDTDLNLFPNKDAVFFPEPVPGPDGRPCYAMLHRPMWDLGWFRPGEGVHLPAGTTDERPGIWISYVPADEVHADVTALARPRHHRCVALSEFPYEELKIGAGPPPLRVPEGWLLLHHGVTGHVPSGWDPTTQRVEYAAGAMLLDPADPARVLARTAEPILVPDTEDEKAGTVPNVVFPTAIEEVDGVRFVFYGMADTKIGVARLDHTP; this is encoded by the coding sequence ATGCCTGTCTCGACCACTGTCCCGTACACGCTGACCCGGCTGGGCGTGCTGATGGCGCCCGACCCGGCCGAACCCTTCGAGGCCGCCGGCGTGCTCAACCCGGCGAGCGGCCGTACCCCGGACGGCCGGCTGCACCTGCTGCCCCGGCTGGTCGCCGCCGGCAACGTGTCCCGCGTCGGGCTCGCCGAGGTCGAACTGCGCGACGGCGTACCGGTCGGCGTGCGCCGGCACGGCGTCGTGCTGGCCCCGGACGAGGGCTGGGAACGCGGCCTCAACAACGCCGGGGTGGAGGACCCGCGCACCACCTGGGTGCCGGACCTCGGCCAGCACCTGATGACGTACGTGGCGTACGGGCCGCTCGGCCCCCGCCTCGCGCTGGCCGTCTCCACCGACCTGCGCTCCTGGCGGCGGCTCGGCCCGGTGCAGTTCGCCTACCAGCCCGACCTGGACACCGACCTCAACCTGTTCCCCAACAAGGACGCGGTGTTCTTCCCCGAACCGGTGCCCGGCCCGGACGGCCGGCCCTGCTACGCCATGTTGCACCGGCCGATGTGGGACCTCGGCTGGTTCCGCCCCGGCGAGGGGGTGCACCTGCCGGCCGGCACCACCGACGAGCGGCCCGGCATCTGGATCTCGTACGTGCCGGCGGACGAGGTGCACGCCGACGTCACCGCGCTGGCCCGCCCCCGGCACCACCGGTGCGTGGCCCTGTCCGAGTTCCCCTACGAGGAGCTGAAGATCGGTGCCGGCCCGCCGCCGCTGCGGGTGCCGGAGGGCTGGCTGCTGCTCCACCACGGGGTGACCGGCCACGTCCCCAGCGGCTGGGACCCGACCACCCAACGCGTCGAGTACGCGGCCGGGGCGATGCTGCTCGACCCGGCCGACCCGGCCCGGGTGCTGGCCCGCACCGCCGAGCCCATCCTCGTGCCGGACACCGAGGACGAGAAGGCCGGCACCGTGCCCAACGTCGTCTTCCCCACCGCGATCGAGGAGGTCGACGGGGTGCGGTTCGTCTTCTACGGAATGGCGGACACGAAGATCGGCGTCGCCCGGCTCGACCACACCCCCTGA
- a CDS encoding carbohydrate ABC transporter permease: MTPTSTARWPGLLRHVVLFAGALLFLFPFYYMLIGSLQAEPDTSVAGAFPTSGLTLDNYRDINSRVDLLGSLINSGVFTGGVILGTVVFGVLAGYALARLRFRGRGTLFALVLLVQVIPFQLLLIPLYVLIVRGYGLADSYLGMILPFAINTTAVFVFRQFFLQLPDELFAAARIDGAGELRLLWSVALPLVRPALLTAVLLTFIGPWNEFLWPFLITKQADMQPLAVSLANYLSNVAARAANPYGAVLAGACVLAAPAVGLFVAFQRHFISTDIGSGVKG, encoded by the coding sequence GTGACACCGACCTCCACCGCCCGGTGGCCGGGGCTGCTCCGCCACGTGGTGCTGTTCGCCGGGGCCCTGCTGTTCCTCTTCCCCTTCTACTACATGCTGATCGGCAGCCTCCAGGCCGAACCGGACACCTCGGTCGCCGGGGCGTTCCCCACCTCCGGGCTCACCCTGGACAACTACCGGGACATCAACTCCCGCGTCGACCTGCTCGGCTCGCTGATCAACTCGGGCGTCTTCACCGGCGGCGTCATCCTCGGCACCGTGGTCTTCGGGGTGCTCGCCGGCTACGCGCTGGCCCGGCTGCGGTTCCGGGGCCGGGGCACGCTGTTCGCGCTGGTGCTGCTGGTCCAGGTGATCCCCTTCCAGCTCCTGCTGATCCCGCTCTACGTGCTGATCGTGCGCGGGTACGGGCTGGCCGACTCCTACCTCGGGATGATCCTGCCGTTCGCCATCAACACCACCGCGGTCTTCGTCTTCCGGCAGTTCTTCCTGCAACTGCCGGACGAGCTGTTCGCCGCCGCCCGGATCGACGGCGCCGGGGAACTGCGCCTGCTCTGGTCGGTGGCGTTGCCGCTGGTCCGCCCCGCGCTGCTGACCGCGGTGCTGCTCACCTTCATCGGGCCGTGGAACGAGTTCCTCTGGCCGTTCCTGATCACCAAGCAGGCGGACATGCAGCCGCTGGCGGTCTCCCTGGCCAACTACCTCAGCAACGTGGCGGCCCGCGCCGCCAACCCGTACGGCGCGGTGCTGGCCGGCGCCTGTGTGCTCGCCGCGCCGGCCGTCGGCCTCTTCGTGGCCTTCCAACGACACTTCATCTCCACCGACATCGGTTCCGGTGTGAAAGGTTGA
- a CDS encoding carbohydrate ABC transporter permease: MSTAHTAAAPAPGAAARSPGPAGRGRMATVLGRHPVGMVLAAPYAVFIAVVFAYPLGFAIWMSFHDYFFAAPGAVVDRPFVGLDNYRAVLADPAVRQSFGNIGIFLVINVPLTTVLALLLAVALNRVVHARTFLRVAFYVPYVTASVAVVGVWLFLFNADGLVNSALGPLAPDPSWLVNAGLAMPVIAVFVVWKQLGFFILLYLAALQNVPKELYESASVDGAGWWRRFRSVTVPAVRPATALVVILATITGANLFTEPYLLTGGGGPNGASASPVLVMYQRGIQQGQPDVAAAIGVLLVIGVLIISLVNRRLIERD, encoded by the coding sequence ATGTCCACCGCCCACACCGCGGCGGCCCCCGCCCCCGGGGCCGCCGCGCGAAGCCCGGGACCGGCCGGCCGGGGCCGGATGGCGACCGTGCTGGGCCGCCACCCGGTGGGCATGGTGCTGGCCGCGCCGTACGCCGTGTTCATCGCCGTGGTGTTCGCCTACCCGCTGGGGTTCGCGATCTGGATGAGCTTCCACGACTACTTCTTCGCCGCGCCCGGCGCGGTGGTGGACCGGCCCTTCGTCGGGCTGGACAACTACCGGGCGGTGCTCGCCGACCCGGCGGTCCGCCAGTCGTTCGGCAACATCGGGATCTTCCTGGTCATCAACGTGCCGCTGACCACCGTGCTGGCGCTGCTGCTGGCGGTCGCGCTGAACCGGGTGGTGCACGCCCGGACGTTCCTGCGGGTCGCGTTCTACGTGCCGTACGTGACCGCCAGCGTCGCGGTGGTCGGCGTGTGGCTGTTCCTGTTCAACGCCGACGGCCTGGTCAACTCCGCACTCGGCCCGCTGGCGCCCGACCCGTCCTGGCTGGTCAACGCCGGGCTGGCGATGCCGGTCATCGCGGTGTTCGTGGTCTGGAAGCAGCTCGGCTTCTTCATCCTGCTCTACCTCGCCGCGCTCCAGAACGTGCCGAAGGAGCTGTACGAGTCGGCGTCGGTCGACGGCGCGGGATGGTGGCGGCGGTTCCGCTCGGTGACCGTGCCGGCGGTCCGCCCGGCGACCGCGCTGGTGGTCATCCTGGCCACCATCACCGGCGCCAACCTGTTCACCGAGCCCTACCTGCTCACCGGCGGAGGCGGCCCGAACGGGGCGTCCGCCTCGCCGGTGCTGGTGATGTACCAGCGCGGCATCCAGCAGGGCCAGCCGGACGTGGCCGCCGCCATCGGCGTGCTGCTGGTGATCGGGGTGCTGATCATCTCGTTGGTCAACCGCCGGCTGATCGAGAGGGACTGA
- a CDS encoding extracellular solute-binding protein has protein sequence MKRTLPALLLTAALVVTAGCDGSGGGGDAAEANAARGPIDIWLSNNQEELAWGKAMVEAWNAQHADQKITAQEIPAGTSSEEVIGAAITAGNAPCLIFNTAPAAVPQFQKQGGLVALDSFDGGAAYINERTGGTAEQYKSPDGKFYQLPWKSNPVMIFYNKTVFAKAGLDPERPPLATYDEFLTTARKIKSSGAAPAAIYPAPTSEFFQSWFDFYPLFAAETGGKQLVDQGKAQFDSPEGQRVAEFWKTLYAEGLAPKEKYNGDSFADGKAAMAIVGPWAISVYGSKVKWGAVPVPTSTAKPADQIRTFSDAKNVAMYSACKNRATAWDVMRFATSKEQDGALLAKTGQMPLRTDLAAAYPDHFAKNPAYQAFADQAARTVEVPNVPNSVAVWQAFRDAYSESVIFGKKPVPDALGAAADKVDQLATGS, from the coding sequence ATGAAACGCACCCTTCCGGCCCTGCTGCTGACCGCCGCCCTCGTCGTCACCGCGGGGTGCGACGGCAGCGGCGGTGGCGGCGACGCCGCCGAGGCCAACGCCGCCCGCGGGCCGATCGACATCTGGCTCTCCAACAACCAGGAGGAACTGGCCTGGGGCAAGGCGATGGTCGAGGCGTGGAACGCGCAGCACGCCGACCAGAAGATCACCGCCCAGGAGATCCCGGCGGGCACCAGCTCGGAGGAGGTGATCGGGGCCGCCATCACCGCCGGCAACGCGCCCTGCCTGATCTTCAACACCGCGCCGGCGGCCGTGCCGCAGTTCCAGAAGCAGGGCGGACTGGTCGCCCTGGACTCGTTCGACGGCGGCGCCGCCTACATCAACGAGCGCACCGGCGGGACGGCGGAGCAGTACAAGTCGCCGGACGGCAAGTTCTACCAGCTGCCGTGGAAGTCCAACCCGGTGATGATCTTCTACAACAAGACGGTCTTCGCCAAGGCCGGCCTCGACCCGGAGCGGCCCCCGCTGGCGACGTACGACGAGTTCCTCACCACCGCCCGGAAGATCAAGTCCTCGGGTGCCGCGCCGGCCGCCATCTACCCGGCCCCGACCAGCGAGTTCTTCCAGTCCTGGTTCGACTTCTACCCGCTGTTCGCGGCCGAGACCGGCGGCAAGCAGCTCGTCGACCAGGGCAAGGCCCAGTTCGACTCGCCGGAGGGCCAGCGGGTCGCGGAGTTCTGGAAGACGCTCTACGCCGAGGGCCTCGCCCCGAAGGAGAAGTACAACGGCGACTCGTTCGCCGACGGCAAGGCCGCCATGGCCATCGTCGGCCCGTGGGCGATCTCGGTGTACGGCAGCAAGGTGAAGTGGGGCGCGGTGCCGGTGCCGACGTCCACCGCCAAGCCGGCCGACCAGATCCGCACCTTCAGCGACGCGAAGAACGTGGCCATGTACTCCGCCTGCAAGAACCGCGCCACCGCCTGGGACGTGATGCGCTTCGCCACCAGCAAGGAGCAGGACGGCGCGCTGCTCGCCAAGACCGGCCAGATGCCGCTGCGCACCGACCTGGCCGCCGCCTACCCGGACCACTTCGCCAAGAACCCGGCCTACCAGGCCTTCGCCGACCAGGCGGCCCGGACGGTCGAGGTGCCGAACGTGCCGAACTCGGTGGCCGTCTGGCAGGCGTTCCGCGACGCGTACTCCGAGTCGGTGATCTTCGGTAAGAAGCCGGTGCCCGACGCCCTCGGCGCCGCCGCGGACAAGGTCGACCAACTCGCCACCGGCTCCTGA
- a CDS encoding LacI family DNA-binding transcriptional regulator: protein MSFALNGRPGVADETRERILTAARALGWEPSHRARALSASRAFAVGLVIARPPELLGADPFFPAFIAGVERTLSDRGQALVLQVVPESAEEAGYRKLAADGRVDGVFLLDLRVDDPRLALLEQLGLPAVTIARPMVPSRWPALLIDDRPGIAAAVDHLVELGHRRIGHVAGPDHFLHGRVRRLAWERALADAGLPADLCELSDFSAAGGAQATRAMLDRAERPTAIVYANDLMAIAGLAVARELGVDVPGQLSVTGFDDAELAGYVSPPLTTVRTDPFEWGRAAAHVLLELIDGEPVADVATPPAQLVLRASTAPPPAPPVQRRRPPAPSRSEQT, encoded by the coding sequence GTGTCCTTCGCGCTCAACGGCCGGCCGGGGGTGGCTGACGAGACGCGGGAGCGGATCCTCACCGCCGCCCGCGCCCTCGGCTGGGAGCCGAGCCACCGGGCCCGCGCCCTGTCCGCCTCGCGGGCGTTCGCGGTCGGTCTGGTGATCGCCCGCCCGCCCGAGCTGCTCGGCGCGGACCCGTTCTTCCCCGCCTTCATCGCCGGGGTGGAGCGGACCCTGTCCGACCGGGGTCAGGCGCTCGTCCTCCAGGTGGTGCCCGAGTCGGCCGAGGAGGCCGGCTACCGGAAGTTGGCCGCCGACGGCCGGGTGGACGGGGTCTTCCTGCTCGACCTGCGGGTGGACGACCCACGCCTCGCCCTGCTGGAACAGCTCGGGCTGCCGGCCGTGACGATCGCCAGGCCGATGGTGCCGAGCCGCTGGCCGGCGCTGCTGATCGACGACCGGCCGGGCATCGCCGCGGCGGTCGACCACCTGGTCGAGCTGGGACACCGCCGGATCGGGCACGTCGCCGGGCCGGACCACTTCCTGCACGGCCGGGTCCGGCGGCTGGCCTGGGAACGGGCGCTGGCGGACGCCGGCCTGCCCGCCGACCTGTGCGAGCTGTCGGACTTCTCGGCGGCCGGCGGCGCGCAGGCCACCCGCGCGATGCTCGACCGGGCCGAGCGGCCGACCGCGATCGTGTACGCCAACGACCTGATGGCCATCGCCGGGCTCGCGGTGGCCCGGGAACTCGGCGTCGACGTGCCCGGGCAGCTCTCGGTGACCGGGTTCGACGACGCGGAGCTGGCCGGCTACGTCAGCCCACCGCTGACCACCGTGCGTACCGACCCGTTCGAGTGGGGTCGGGCCGCCGCGCACGTCCTGCTCGAACTCATCGACGGCGAGCCCGTGGCCGACGTGGCGACGCCGCCCGCGCAGCTCGTTCTCCGCGCCTCCACCGCACCACCACCGGCGCCACCCGTCCAGCGGCGCCGTCCCCCCGCACCGTCCCGATCGGAGCAGACATGA